The window GCTAATACTCTTAGATTTGGGAATGCTTCTTTCATTTGTTTAACGGCTTCAAGCCCCCAAATTTTTACAACCGGAGTACCGATTTCGACAATATCAATATATTCCTCAACTTCTTTTACTATTTCTATTGCTTCTGGAATGTCAACTAAATCTAATGCTAATTGTAATTCCATTCTTTTTTCACTCCTTTGTGAAAAAGAATTAACGCTCGCAGTCATCGGCGGAAAGTGGAAAATGCTGATTTTATGGCATTTAGGCAGAGAGGGAACTAAGCGATTTAGCGAACTAAAAGCTCTTATGCCTGGTATTACACAAAGAATGCTGGTGAACCAATTGCGTGAGCTGGAAGAAGACCTTATCGTTCATCGCGAAGTTTATCCTGTTGTTCCGCCGAAAGTAGAATACTCTTTGACAGAGTATGGAAAGAGCTTGATGCCGATTCTTGAGTCCATGTATCAATGGGGAAAAAATTATATGGAAACGGTTCTTGGCCAACATCCAGAAACAACAGAAACAAAAGAAGTCGTTAATAAATAAAGTTCATTCTAAAACAGGATGAAAAAAATATAGATATGAAAAAGCCACGAACAACAACTTTTCTTGTAAATGTTGTTGTTCGTGGCCTTTTTTGTTTAGAAATGTTCCTTTCGAAAATCGGGCTTCATACTTTAAAAGCCGCTAGCTTTGGAATCCATTTGGGTCTTATACATTACCTTTTATAAAGATGAGTAGGTATTTTTATTTACACTATATATTATTTTTGTAACTATATGATTAAAAAGTGCGTACTTACAAATTCGATCGATACGTATTATACTTACCATTGCTGAAACAATGAAGCATGCATGAAAGCATGTTCTTTCTATCTCTAAGGCGTTGGAAGGCAGAATTTATTTTGAATAGGCATTGTTTGAATATGAAAGAGAAAACTAACTCGTATACATTCTCACGAAAGTTTAGATGTCGGATGTGAGAGAAATGACCGAAATGGAAAAAAGATCCAATTCATCAGAGATTTGGTCTTGCTATCTGGTCAAGTATGGAAAAAATGAAATCGCCTGTTTTCAAAGCAAGGGGATCCAACGTTTTAGAGTCTGTTTGATCAGGAGGGATATAAATGAATTCTATGAGCTTGGTCTTGTTTGGAGCGTCAGGGGATTTAGCGAAAAGAAAAATATTCCCTGCTTTATATAATTTATTTCTCGATCAAAAAATGCCAGATTCCTTTTCCGTCATTGGTGTTGGTCGAAGAGATTGGACGGATGAATATTTTCAAGCGCTGGTGGAGGATTCAATCAAAACATTTTCTAGACGTCCCGTTGTGGATGATTCCCGAAAGAAAGAGTTTTTGAATGCCTTCCGCTACTGCAGTTTGGATGTAACCGATGCAGAAGGGTTTAATGTTTTGCTCGAACTGGTTCAACGGCGTGAGAAGGAATTGAACATTCCTGAAAATCGATTGTTTTATCTTTCTGTTGCGCCAACCTTTTTTGACGTGATTGCGAAAAACATCCAACAAAGTGGATTGGGTTCTACTAAAGGGTG of the Bacillus smithii genome contains:
- a CDS encoding winged helix-turn-helix transcriptional regulator; this encodes MSTKSNANCNSILFSLLCEKELTLAVIGGKWKMLILWHLGREGTKRFSELKALMPGITQRMLVNQLRELEEDLIVHREVYPVVPPKVEYSLTEYGKSLMPILESMYQWGKNYMETVLGQHPETTETKEVVNK